The following nucleotide sequence is from Psychroflexus torquis ATCC 700755.
TTGCATAATTAGACAAGACCTCTTCTCCAGTGGAGTATTGACCAGATTTAGTTTTTTTAGGTTTTTTTGCAATTTCCAATTTGCCAAATAGGATCTCGCCCAATTGTTTTGGGGATCCTATATTAAATTCTCCTTCCGCTTCCACATATACTGACTTCTCCAGGCGTTCAATGTCCTCATCTAGCTTTTCTGAAATGTTTTCTAAAGCTGATTTATCGAGGTTGATACCTTCAATTTCCATAGCTGCCAAGACCCGTAATAAGGGAATCTCCATATCTTTAAACAAAGGCTCGTTGGAGGCTTCTTTTAATTCTTTTTCAAAGTAAGTTTTGAGTTGAAAGGTAATGTCGGCATCTTCTACAGCATATTGGGTTTGGTCTTCCAAACTTACTGTTCGCATAGTCTTTTGTCTTTTACCTTTTTTACCGATGAGGTCTTCAATAGGTTGTGGAGAATAGTTGAGGTAAGTTTCTGCCAAGATATTCATATTGTGCCGCATATCTGGGTTGATGATGTAATGCGCAAGCATCGTATCAAACAACGGTCCTTTTACTTTAAGTTTATAATTGGCCAATACTTTAATGTCATACTTTAAGTTTTGACCTACTTTTTCGATCTCTGTAGATTCAAAAAATGGTCTCAACTTTTCTACTAATTCTTGTGCTTCGTTTTGATCCTCCGGAAAGGCCACATAAAAGCCTTTATGGCTCTCCCAAGAAAAAGCAATTCCCACTAATTCGGCATCTAGAGTTTTTAAACTGGTAGTTTCTGTATCGAAACACACCGAGTTTTGCTTCATTAGTATTTCTATAAAGAGCTTTAGGGAGAGACCTCCTTTTACATACTGATAATGGTGGTCTGTGCTTTTTAAGGTTTTGTATCCATCAAAATGACTAGGTTCAATATTGGAAACATCGGTATCGTTTCCAAAAAGAGAAAATTGTCCAGCTCCAGCAGTTTGGGGAGAGCTTGATGTGTTTTGAGAGGGCTTTTCTACGATAGCTTCTCCTTTGTTGTACATTTTTACAAACTGCTCTGTCAATCTTCTAAATTCTAACTCTTTAAAGATGTCTAAGACTTTCTCAACATTTGGTGGAGAAACTTCATACTTCACCTCGTCGAAAGTGACGTCACAGTCAGTAATGATCGTAGCTAGTCTTTTAGATAAGCGTCCTAATTCTGCATTTTTTTCTATTTTCTCTTTCATCTTTCCCTTCAGCTGATCTGTGTTTTCCAAGAGTACTTCCATGGAACCAAATTGCTGTAGAAATTTCTTAGCGGTCTTTTCACCTACTCCAGGTAAGCCTGGGATATTATCCGCAGCATCTCCCATCATACCCAAGAAATCGATGACTTGTTCTGGACGTTCTACTCCAAACTTTTTCTGGACTTCTGGTATGCCCCATTTTTCTACTCCGTTCCCCATTCTTGCAGGGCGTTGCATAAATATATTCTCAGTAACCAGTTGAGCGAAATCCTTGTCTGGAGTAACCATATGGACTTCATAGTTTTGCTTTTCCGCTTGTATAGCTAGTGTCCCAATAATATCATCGGCTTCCATACCCGAGATTTCTACGACAGGAATTTCCATAGCGTGGAGAATATCCTGTATAATAGGGATGGAGTCTTTGATAACGGTTGGGGTTGCATCTCTATTGGCTTTGTACTCTACATACATTTCTTTTCGATCTTTGCTTCCGTCTTTATCAAAGCAAACTGCCAAATGATCGGGATTTTCTCGCTTTATGACGTCAAAAAGGGAATTCATAAATCCCATAATGGCAGAAGTATCCTGTCCTTTGGAGTTGATTCTTGGGTTTTTGATGAGGGCATAATACCCGCGGAAAATCATCGCATATGCATCAACAAGGAAAAGTCGTTTTTTGGAAGCCATAAAGTCAATTTTTATTGAATGTAAATTTAGTTGAAATTATGGCTTTTCCAAAATTGAACTAGGTGATTGTTCTAACCTTATTTCTATTTAGCTTTCAAGGGCTCTGCCCCCTCTATAAATGAAGGGCTTTTGTCTTTGTTACTAAGATTTGCTGGCTCTGATCTTATATTTTTCAATTGCATTTAGAAGCATTAGTTAATGATGCTTTTTCTGAAAAGCGTTTGTATAATTTGGGGCTTTGGTTTTGATATTTTCGGGACTTAAATTAATATCACGACTGAGCATTCTTGTTTTTTGTTGAAGGCTTTTGAATTTATGTTTAAATTTGTTTCTCGATACTTTTTTCTTTCCTATTCAGTCAAGTAAAAAACTCGAACTGACAATAATTAGATACTTCTAGTTCTAATGTATCGAGAGGTTTTTGTTATTTGAAGCGTTCTCGATACAATTTCAATGATTTTTTAAGCAAAAATTCATTGAAACCACTCGAACTGACATTTTTGATATGCTATTATCGTCAAATTTTAATGCTTTGAAAAAGCTGATATTAAGTCGATTTGTCCCATCGAGTATTCCGACGTTTTCGGCAGGATTTATAGAGATGTTCTTTTTAACTGAAGCGTTCTCGATACAATTTCAATGAATTTTTTAATCAAAAATTCATTGAAACCACTCGAACTGACATTTTTAATAAGTACATATTATCAAGTTTTTAAACTTGCCGGATTCAAGTCATAAATGCAACTTCTGGGTTAAATAATAATTGATCCATTACAAATATAGGATTTTCATAATTGAACCTTTTTCTAGGTCTTAGATTTAATTTCTCTTGTATCTGTTTTACTTGGTAATCAGTGATTTTTGTAAAGTCTGTTTTTTTAGGTAAATATTGTCTTATCAGTCCGTTTAGGTTTTCGTTTGAACCCCGTTCCCAGGAGTGATAAGGTCTTGCAAAATAATAATCTATATTTAGCTCTTGCGCTACCACAAGGTGGTCTGCAAACTCTTTTCCATTATCCGCTGTAATAGTTTTCAAATAAGGTTTCCAATCCTCTAATAAATCTATGATTGCTAAGCCTACCCCTTTGGATTCTTTAGAAGGAACTTTTTTCATTTTAAGCATTCCAGAGCTTCTATCATTAATTGTTAGAATAGCTTGATTGTGATTTTTACCTATTATCAAATCCACTTCAAGATCTCCAAAGCGATCTCTGAGCTCCACTTTACTAGGTCGTTTTTCTATACTTACCCTGTCTTTTATAATACCCCTAGAATCCTTTGCTGCGCCTCTTTTACGATAACGCCTGCCTTGATGTCTTAGATGCTTATGTAGGGTTCCTTTATGTTTTTTATCATTCCAGATATGTTGATAAAGTGTTTCAACACTTACACTAGGTTCTTGGTGTTTCTTTAATATCCCTACTACCTGTTCTGGACTATAATCTAACTTTAAAAGCCTTTCTGAAGCTGTTTTTATTTCATTTGTAAAACAAATCTGTTTAGGTTTTGTTTTATGTCTCTCGCGACACTTTTTCACAGCTAATTCATAGCGATATTCACCGCTTCTTTGATCCTTATTACGCTTTAGCTCTCGACTAATTACTGACTTGTCTTTGTCTATACTTTCTGCAATAGCTCTATGGTTATAGCCTTCTTTGCGCATTACAGATATTGTATATCTTTGTTCTTTGGTAAGGTGACTCATTGCAACTTCTTTTTTGGCGATTTGATGCTGTAAAAATAACCTTTCCATCAAAACAAGAAAGAGGAATATTTTCCTCTTTCTTGTTTTGAAAAAGTAGCTATAATAATCAAATCTAAAAGTTGCATTTATTAGTTGAATTCAAGCTTATAAGAAAGCTGATATTAAGTTTTTTGTTGAAGGCTTTTGAATTCATGTTTAAATTTGTTTCTCGATATTTTTTTCTTTCCTATTCAGTCAAGAAAAAAACTCGAAATGACAATAATTACATGCTTTTTAGCACTAATGTATCGAGAGGTTTCTTTTTATCTGAAGCATTCTCGATATAATTTCAATGAATTTTTTTAAGCAAATATTCATTGAAACCAATCTAACAGACATTTTTAATACGCTATTATCATCATGTTTTTGAAGCTTCAAAAAGTCCTTCAGCGGAACACGGTACCCGACATCCGCATTAATTTAAGAGAATGTAACAGTGGTCTTTTGAATAGTTAATCTTGCTGGATTAAATTCAGAATAAACGCCTCTAAAACTTTGTTTAAATAGCGGACTAGAAGAACCGCTAAAACTATATTTGCAAAAAAAAAGATGCGCTGGATTGTCCCTATTATTATCCTTCTTGCTATTGAGGTCTATGCCTTTCAAGCCTTTAAAACCCTGTTTAAATTTTGGTGGAGCCTTGGGATTTACACTGGCATCACCGCTGTTGTGGTAGGACTGTTGATTTATTCCTTCTATGAGTCAAGTCCAAATGTCTCGCTTACTGGTTTTCGAGCTTATATGGGTGGCATTTTCTTAAGTTTACTTTTACTGAAGTTGAGTGTGGTGTTCTGGATGTTTGGTGAAGATATTATTCGTTTATTGGTTTATGCTTACCGTAAACTATTCACTACATCCACAGAAAACTTACCCTCTCGACGAAAATTTATAAGCACTATTGCTCTTGGACTTGGAGCTATCCCTTTCCTTTCACTTTTGTATGGGATGTACAAGGGTAAGTATAACTTTAAGGTATTGTCCTATGAGTTGGAATTTGATAATCTTCCTGAAGCTTTTGACGGCTATACCATTACCCAACTGAGTGATATCCATAGCGGAAGTTTTGATAATACGGAAAAAATTGAATACGCGATCAACTTAGTCAATGAACAGGAGTCTGATGTGATCTTATTTACTGGCGATCTCGTTAATAATTTAGCTGATGAAATGACACCTTGGACCCCTCTTTTTAGTCAATTGAAAGCGGAAGATGGTGTTTTTTCTATATTGGGAAATCACGATTACGGCGATTATTATAATTTTGAAAGTCAAACTGATAAGCAACAAAATTTTGAAGATCTTGTAAATGTTCATTCCGACTTGGGTTGGGATTTATTAAGAAATGAACGCAGAGAATTGGTAAGAGGGGATAGTAAATTACATTTGATTGGCGTTGAAAATTGGGGGAAAGGAGGTTTCAAAAAAGCAGGGGATTTTGAAAAAGCTGCTGATGGGGTAGAGGCTGCTGACTTTAAGATTTTGATGAGCCATGATCCTTCTCATTGGGACGAAGTCATTCAACACCATAAGAAAGATGTTCAACTTACATTGAGTGGCCATACCCATGGAATGCAATTTGGGATTGAAATCCCAGGTTGGTTCAAGTGGAGTCCTGTTCAATATCGCTATGAGCAATGGGCTGGAATATATGAAAATGCCAAGCGATTCATTAACGTCAATCGGGGGTTTGGCTTCTTGGCCTACCCAGGTAGAGTTGGTATATGGCCAGAAGTGACCGTTATTAAATTGAAGCGAAAATCAAAGACTGAGGTGTAAAAAAAGTGGTTTCAAAATTTAAGTAGTTACCTTTTCCCGAAACTTTTGGAGTTTTAAGGTCTATTAAATAATTGACTATCCATAATTTAAAATTCTGAAATTAGTCTGGCTGCATGATACATTCAGAATGATACTTTAATTAGATTTGAGATTGCTTTGTTTGCTTTTAGAAAACGTTTTTGTTATTTAGAATTTAGCATTCAATGGGTACCATATTGATCGGAAACGCTACCGTTATTAAATTCATAACTGGTTTTTTGAAAGTCGGTACGGATTTCCCCACTTGGAGAAAGCTTTTCAAATAGTGCTTTCGCCTTTTTGTCATTTTCCATATCGATACTCATCTGAATGCTGGTTCCATCTATAATACCAAATTAGACCTATAATGACGCAATAAATCGTTTCTTTTTCGCCTGCTTTTCATCAAAAATAATTACCGTAGCTAAGGCTATGCTAGTTATTTTTGATTTCAATCAATCAAAAAATAATTCAATTTATTCATACGGCATTATAAATATAATTTGGTATAATAGGAGTGTTTTGAGAGACGTC
It contains:
- a CDS encoding IS30 family transposase, with protein sequence MSHLTKEQRYTISVMRKEGYNHRAIAESIDKDKSVISRELKRNKDQRSGEYRYELAVKKCRERHKTKPKQICFTNEIKTASERLLKLDYSPEQVVGILKKHQEPSVSVETLYQHIWNDKKHKGTLHKHLRHQGRRYRKRGAAKDSRGIIKDRVSIEKRPSKVELRDRFGDLEVDLIIGKNHNQAILTINDRSSGMLKMKKVPSKESKGVGLAIIDLLEDWKPYLKTITADNGKEFADHLVVAQELNIDYYFARPYHSWERGSNENLNGLIRQYLPKKTDFTKITDYQVKQIQEKLNLRPRKRFNYENPIFVMDQLLFNPEVAFMT
- the polA gene encoding DNA polymerase I, giving the protein MASKKRLFLVDAYAMIFRGYYALIKNPRINSKGQDTSAIMGFMNSLFDVIKRENPDHLAVCFDKDGSKDRKEMYVEYKANRDATPTVIKDSIPIIQDILHAMEIPVVEISGMEADDIIGTLAIQAEKQNYEVHMVTPDKDFAQLVTENIFMQRPARMGNGVEKWGIPEVQKKFGVERPEQVIDFLGMMGDAADNIPGLPGVGEKTAKKFLQQFGSMEVLLENTDQLKGKMKEKIEKNAELGRLSKRLATIITDCDVTFDEVKYEVSPPNVEKVLDIFKELEFRRLTEQFVKMYNKGEAIVEKPSQNTSSSPQTAGAGQFSLFGNDTDVSNIEPSHFDGYKTLKSTDHHYQYVKGGLSLKLFIEILMKQNSVCFDTETTSLKTLDAELVGIAFSWESHKGFYVAFPEDQNEAQELVEKLRPFFESTEIEKVGQNLKYDIKVLANYKLKVKGPLFDTMLAHYIINPDMRHNMNILAETYLNYSPQPIEDLIGKKGKRQKTMRTVSLEDQTQYAVEDADITFQLKTYFEKELKEASNEPLFKDMEIPLLRVLAAMEIEGINLDKSALENISEKLDEDIERLEKSVYVEAEGEFNIGSPKQLGEILFGKLEIAKKPKKTKSGQYSTGEEVLSNYAKDHKIVREVLEWRQLSKLKSTYVDALPKQIHPRTKRVHTEFMQTVAATGRLSSNNPNLQNIPIRTERGREVRKAFVPRDENYVLLAADYSQIELRIIAALSQEKTMMNAFKNGEDIHASTAARVFGVDIEEVTRAQRSNAKTVNFGIIYGVSAFGLSNQTDLTRNESKELIETYYKTYPKLRDYMDEQVEFAKEHGYVKTVMGRRRYLKDINAKNHIVRSAAERNAVNAPIQGSAADIIKVAMINIYDALEEQNFKSKMLLQVHDELIFDAHKDEIDALTALVKDKMENAFKLDVPLDVEMGTGQNWLEAH
- a CDS encoding metallophosphoesterase, with amino-acid sequence MRWIVPIIILLAIEVYAFQAFKTLFKFWWSLGIYTGITAVVVGLLIYSFYESSPNVSLTGFRAYMGGIFLSLLLLKLSVVFWMFGEDIIRLLVYAYRKLFTTSTENLPSRRKFISTIALGLGAIPFLSLLYGMYKGKYNFKVLSYELEFDNLPEAFDGYTITQLSDIHSGSFDNTEKIEYAINLVNEQESDVILFTGDLVNNLADEMTPWTPLFSQLKAEDGVFSILGNHDYGDYYNFESQTDKQQNFEDLVNVHSDLGWDLLRNERRELVRGDSKLHLIGVENWGKGGFKKAGDFEKAADGVEAADFKILMSHDPSHWDEVIQHHKKDVQLTLSGHTHGMQFGIEIPGWFKWSPVQYRYEQWAGIYENAKRFINVNRGFGFLAYPGRVGIWPEVTVIKLKRKSKTEV